Proteins encoded by one window of Streptomyces sp. ALI-76-A:
- a CDS encoding N,N-dimethylformamidase beta subunit family domain-containing protein, giving the protein MAPKAGPKQIRRWESGALAHAVTDPFGQGPVPWLRGNVTYFDDTGQMVPWYVDPAQQPPPGTGNRTDRHRVPAPRSTGGPRSADDVHRQIKGFASTGAVAPGEAVDFHVTVDPPQEFGVDIYRIGHYGGDGAAKITTSPRLSGIVQPPPLTADRTVSCHHWWLSWRLQVPSYWSAGAYVAVLTTVDGYRSHIPFTIRDDQPADLLLVLPDVTWQAYNLYPEDGRTGASLYHAWDEEGRLLGESQAATTVSFDRPYAGAGLPLHVGHAYDFIRWAERYGYDLAYADARDLHGGHVAPTRYRGLVFPGHDEYWSPAMRHTVERARDHGTSLVFLSANTMYWQVELSASPFGVPDRLLTCRKRRGPGKPVLWREIDRPEQQLIGIQYAGPVPEPAPLIVRNADHWLWEATGAHEGDEIEGLVAGEADRYFPRAPLPDHDERILLAHSPYTDAEGTLRHQETSLHRAPSGALVFASGTFAWSPALDRPDHVDQRVQRATANLLDRICKRD; this is encoded by the coding sequence ATGGCACCGAAGGCGGGACCCAAGCAGATCCGCCGCTGGGAGTCGGGAGCACTCGCGCACGCCGTGACGGATCCCTTCGGCCAGGGCCCCGTTCCCTGGCTCCGCGGCAACGTGACGTACTTCGACGACACCGGCCAGATGGTCCCCTGGTACGTGGACCCGGCCCAGCAGCCGCCCCCCGGCACGGGCAACCGCACCGACCGGCACCGCGTCCCCGCCCCCCGGTCCACCGGAGGCCCCCGCTCCGCCGACGACGTCCACCGCCAGATCAAGGGCTTCGCCTCCACCGGCGCGGTCGCCCCCGGCGAGGCCGTGGACTTCCACGTCACCGTCGACCCGCCGCAGGAGTTCGGCGTCGACATCTACCGCATCGGCCACTACGGGGGTGACGGCGCAGCCAAGATCACCACCAGCCCCCGGCTGTCCGGGATCGTCCAGCCGCCGCCCCTCACCGCCGACCGCACGGTCTCCTGCCACCACTGGTGGCTGTCCTGGCGGCTACAGGTGCCGTCGTACTGGAGCGCCGGGGCGTACGTCGCCGTCCTCACCACCGTCGACGGCTACCGCTCGCACATCCCCTTCACCATCCGCGACGACCAGCCCGCGGACCTGCTCCTGGTCCTGCCCGACGTCACCTGGCAGGCCTACAACCTCTACCCGGAGGACGGCCGCACCGGCGCCAGCCTCTACCACGCCTGGGACGAGGAGGGCCGGCTGCTCGGCGAGTCCCAGGCGGCGACGACGGTCTCCTTCGACCGCCCGTACGCGGGCGCCGGCCTCCCCCTCCACGTCGGCCACGCCTACGACTTCATCCGCTGGGCCGAGCGCTATGGCTACGACCTCGCCTACGCCGACGCCCGCGACCTGCACGGCGGCCACGTCGCCCCCACCCGCTACCGCGGCCTGGTCTTCCCCGGCCACGACGAGTACTGGTCGCCGGCCATGCGCCACACCGTCGAGCGGGCCCGCGACCACGGCACGTCCCTGGTCTTCCTCTCCGCCAACACCATGTACTGGCAGGTGGAGCTGAGTGCCTCCCCGTTCGGCGTCCCCGACCGCCTGCTCACCTGCCGCAAGCGCCGAGGGCCGGGCAAACCCGTGCTGTGGCGCGAGATCGACCGGCCCGAGCAGCAACTGATCGGCATCCAGTACGCCGGCCCCGTCCCCGAGCCCGCTCCGCTGATCGTCCGCAACGCGGACCACTGGCTGTGGGAGGCGACCGGCGCGCACGAGGGCGACGAGATCGAGGGTCTGGTCGCGGGCGAGGCCGACCGCTACTTCCCCCGCGCGCCGCTGCCCGACCACGACGAGCGCATCCTGCTCGCCCACTCCCCGTACACCGACGCCGAGGGAACCCTCCGGCACCAGGAGACCTCTCTCCACCGGGCTCCCTCCGGCGCCCTCGTCTTCGCATCCGGGACGTTCGCGTGGTCCCCGGCCCTGGACCGCCCGGACCACGTCGACCAGCGGGTCCAGCGAGCCACCGCGAATCTCCTGGACCGCATCTGCAAACGCGACTGA
- the purD gene encoding phosphoribosylamine--glycine ligase has translation MKVLVIGNGAREHALCRSLSLDPDVTALHCAPGNAGIAEVAQLHQVDALDGAAVSALAVELGADLVVVGPEAPLVAGVADAVREAGIPVFGPSGEAAQLEGSKAFAKEVMAAADVPTARSYVCTTAEEVAEALDAFGAPYVVKDDGLAAGKGVVVTADIEAAKAHAAGCERVVIEEFLDGPEVSLFAITDGDTVLPLQPAQDFKRALDGDEGPNTGGMGAYSPLPWADPKLVDEVMQTVLQPTVDEMRRRGTPFSGLLYAGLAITSRGVRVIEFNARFGDPETQVVLARLKTPLAGILMAAATSNLGYLEPLRWSEDAAVTVVIASHNYPATPRTGDPITGLDEVAAQDAPHAYVLHAGTRRDGDAVVSAGGRVLSVTATGKDLSQARERAYRAVGRVRLDGSQHRTDIAAKVAGGTGEAGAVEA, from the coding sequence GTGAAGGTCCTCGTCATCGGCAACGGCGCTCGCGAACACGCCCTGTGCCGTTCCCTGTCCCTCGACCCCGACGTCACCGCGCTGCACTGCGCCCCCGGCAACGCCGGAATCGCCGAGGTCGCCCAGCTGCACCAGGTCGACGCACTCGACGGCGCGGCCGTCTCCGCGCTGGCCGTGGAACTCGGTGCCGACCTGGTCGTCGTAGGCCCGGAGGCGCCGCTCGTCGCCGGGGTCGCCGACGCCGTACGGGAGGCGGGCATCCCCGTCTTCGGCCCCTCCGGGGAGGCCGCGCAGCTCGAGGGCTCGAAGGCCTTCGCCAAGGAGGTCATGGCGGCAGCCGACGTACCCACGGCCCGCTCGTACGTGTGTACGACCGCCGAGGAGGTCGCCGAGGCTCTCGACGCCTTCGGCGCCCCGTACGTCGTCAAGGACGACGGGCTCGCGGCCGGCAAGGGCGTCGTCGTCACCGCCGACATCGAGGCCGCCAAAGCACACGCGGCCGGCTGTGAGCGCGTGGTCATCGAGGAGTTCCTCGACGGCCCCGAGGTTTCCCTCTTCGCCATCACCGACGGCGACACGGTCCTCCCGCTCCAGCCCGCCCAGGACTTCAAGCGCGCGCTCGACGGCGACGAGGGCCCCAACACCGGAGGCATGGGCGCGTACTCCCCGCTGCCGTGGGCCGACCCGAAGCTGGTGGACGAGGTCATGCAGACCGTCCTCCAGCCGACCGTCGACGAGATGCGCCGCCGCGGCACCCCCTTCTCCGGCCTGCTCTACGCCGGTCTCGCGATCACCTCCCGCGGCGTACGGGTCATCGAGTTCAACGCCCGCTTCGGCGACCCCGAGACCCAGGTGGTCCTCGCCCGTCTGAAGACCCCGCTCGCCGGCATCCTGATGGCCGCCGCCACCAGCAACCTCGGCTACCTGGAACCCCTGCGCTGGAGCGAGGACGCGGCGGTCACCGTGGTCATCGCCTCGCACAACTACCCCGCCACCCCGCGCACCGGCGACCCGATCACCGGCCTCGACGAGGTGGCCGCCCAGGACGCCCCGCACGCGTACGTGCTGCACGCGGGCACCCGGCGGGACGGCGACGCCGTCGTGAGCGCGGGCGGTCGTGTCCTGTCCGTCACGGCGACCGGCAAGGACCTCTCCCAGGCCCGCGAGCGCGCGTACCGGGCCGTCGGCCGCGTCCGTCTCGACGGCTCCCAGCACCGTACGGACATCGCGGCGAAGGTGGCAGGGGGGACGGGAGAGGCGGGAGCGGTGGAGGCGTAA
- a CDS encoding Lsr2 family protein, which translates to MAQKVVVTLFDDIDGSEAAETIAFGLDGKSYEIDLNRTNAKHLRKALAPYVEAGRKRSRSGKAYQQTEVAPDPAAVRAWAQANKMDVPARGRIPKKVYEAFAAAR; encoded by the coding sequence GTGGCGCAGAAGGTCGTGGTCACGCTCTTCGACGACATCGACGGCTCGGAAGCGGCGGAAACGATCGCCTTCGGACTCGACGGCAAGTCGTACGAGATCGACCTGAACCGAACCAATGCCAAGCACCTGCGCAAGGCGCTCGCGCCCTACGTGGAGGCCGGCCGCAAGCGGTCGAGGTCGGGCAAGGCGTACCAGCAGACGGAGGTCGCCCCCGACCCGGCGGCCGTCCGGGCCTGGGCACAGGCGAACAAGATGGACGTGCCGGCGCGCGGGCGCATCCCGAAGAAGGTCTACGAGGCGTTCGCCGCCGCGCGGTGA
- a CDS encoding response regulator transcription factor, giving the protein MTVPVRLLLADDEHLIRGALAALLSLEDDLLVVAEAATGPEALAMARAHAPDVAVLDLQMPGADGVKVATSLRAELPGCRVLIVTSHGRPGHLKRALEAGVRGFVPKTVSAQRLAEIIRTVYDGNRYVDPELAADAISAGDSPLTVREAEVLELAADGAPVAEIAERAALSQGTVRNYLSSAVSKLGAENRHTAVRLARERGWV; this is encoded by the coding sequence GTGACGGTTCCCGTGCGGCTTCTGCTCGCTGATGACGAGCATCTGATCCGGGGGGCGCTGGCCGCGCTGCTGTCACTGGAGGACGATCTGCTGGTCGTGGCCGAGGCGGCGACGGGGCCGGAGGCCCTGGCCATGGCGCGGGCCCACGCGCCCGACGTCGCGGTACTCGATCTTCAGATGCCCGGCGCGGACGGTGTGAAGGTCGCCACATCCTTGCGGGCCGAGCTGCCCGGCTGCCGGGTGCTGATCGTGACCAGTCACGGGCGGCCGGGGCATCTGAAACGGGCCCTGGAGGCGGGTGTGCGGGGGTTCGTCCCGAAGACCGTCAGCGCGCAGCGGCTCGCGGAGATCATCCGCACGGTGTACGACGGAAACCGCTATGTCGACCCCGAGTTGGCCGCCGACGCGATCTCGGCCGGAGACTCACCGCTGACCGTGCGGGAGGCGGAGGTGCTGGAGCTGGCCGCCGACGGGGCGCCCGTCGCGGAGATCGCCGAGCGGGCCGCGCTGTCGCAGGGGACCGTACGGAACTATCTGTCGTCGGCCGTTTCCAAGCTCGGGGCGGAGAACCGGCACACGGCCGTGCGGCTCGCGCGGGAGCGAGGTTGGGTATAG
- a CDS encoding ABC transporter ATP-binding protein codes for MDTNEHDHVIEVTDLRRVYGGGFEAVRGITFSVRRGEVFALLGTNGAGKTSTVELLEGLARPAGGRVRVLGHDPFAERAAVRPRVGVMLQEGGFPSELTVAETARMWAGCVSGARPPREVLALVGLEPRAGVRVKQLSGGERRRLDLATALLGRPEVLFLDEPTTGLDAEGRGETWESVRALRDAGTTVLLTTHYLEEAEDLADRLAILHQGRIAATGTPAEVTAAQPSRISFELPRDHFVGDLPPLAEPGVCGHEVDGRSVRLRTRELQRAAAGLLAWAAEAGVELRRLDVRSASLEEAFLEIARGAADGGTRDASGSSEAMSDSFAADQERVA; via the coding sequence ATGGACACGAACGAACACGACCACGTGATTGAGGTCACCGACCTGAGGCGTGTGTACGGGGGCGGGTTCGAGGCGGTGCGCGGCATCACCTTCTCCGTGCGGCGCGGGGAGGTCTTCGCACTGCTCGGCACCAACGGCGCCGGCAAGACCTCGACCGTCGAACTGCTGGAGGGCCTCGCCCGGCCGGCCGGGGGCCGGGTGCGGGTGCTCGGCCACGACCCCTTCGCCGAGCGGGCCGCCGTACGCCCGCGCGTGGGGGTGATGTTGCAGGAGGGCGGCTTCCCGTCGGAGTTGACCGTCGCGGAGACCGCCCGGATGTGGGCGGGCTGCGTGAGCGGGGCGCGCCCGCCGCGGGAGGTGCTGGCGCTGGTCGGACTGGAGCCGCGGGCCGGCGTACGGGTGAAGCAGTTGTCCGGGGGTGAGCGGCGGCGCCTGGACCTGGCGACGGCTCTGCTCGGCCGGCCCGAGGTGCTGTTCCTGGACGAACCGACGACCGGCCTGGACGCCGAAGGGCGCGGGGAGACCTGGGAGTCGGTGCGCGCGCTGCGTGACGCCGGGACGACCGTGCTGCTGACCACGCACTACCTCGAGGAGGCCGAGGATCTCGCCGACCGGCTGGCGATCCTCCACCAGGGGCGGATCGCGGCCACCGGGACACCGGCCGAGGTGACCGCCGCGCAGCCGTCCCGGATCTCCTTCGAACTGCCCCGGGACCACTTCGTGGGAGACCTGCCGCCGCTCGCCGAACCGGGGGTGTGCGGCCACGAGGTCGACGGGCGGTCCGTACGGTTGCGGACCCGGGAACTCCAGCGGGCGGCCGCCGGACTCCTGGCGTGGGCCGCGGAGGCGGGGGTGGAGCTGCGCCGGCTCGATGTGCGGTCGGCCTCGCTGGAGGAGGCGTTCCTGGAGATCGCGCGGGGGGCGGCCGACGGAGGCACTCGGGACGCGTCCGGGTCCTCCGAGGCGATGTCCGATTCTTTCGCGGCTGATCAGGAGCGTGTGGCATGA
- the purS gene encoding phosphoribosylformylglycinamidine synthase subunit PurS has protein sequence MARVVVDVMLKPEILDPQGQAVQRALPRLGFEGISDVRQGKRFELEVDGPVDAAALARIHDLAESFLANTVIEDFTVKVEDSAEVAGAAK, from the coding sequence GTGGCACGCGTCGTAGTCGACGTCATGCTCAAGCCGGAGATCCTCGACCCCCAGGGCCAGGCGGTGCAGCGCGCACTGCCGCGACTGGGTTTCGAAGGCATCTCGGACGTACGTCAGGGAAAGCGATTCGAACTGGAAGTGGACGGCCCGGTCGACGCGGCCGCGCTCGCCCGCATCCACGATCTTGCGGAATCCTTCCTCGCCAACACCGTGATCGAGGACTTCACCGTGAAGGTCGAGGACTCTGCGGAAGTCGCGGGGGCCGCGAAGTGA
- a CDS encoding DNA polymerase III subunit gamma and tau, with product MSSLALYRRYRPESFAEVIGQEHVTDPLQQALRNNRVNHAYLFSGPRGCGKTTSARILARCLNCEQGPTPTPCGDCQSCRDLARNGPGSIDVIEIDAASHGGVDDARDLREKAFFGPAGSRYKIYIIDEAHMVTSAGFNALLKVVEEPPEHLKFIFATTEPEKVIGTIRSRTHHYPFRLVPPGTLRDYLAEVCGRENIPVAEGVLPLVVRAGAGSVRDSMSVMDQLLASAREDGVTYAMATSLLGYTDGSLLDSVVEAFATGDGAAAFEVVDRIIEGGNDPRRFVADLLERLRDLVILAAVPDAAEKGLIDAPADVIERMQAQAGTFGAAELSRAADLVNQGLTDMRGANSPRLQLELICARVLLPAAYGDERSVMARLDRIERGVHFSAGGGAPAMGYVPGPEAHGGVGAGAGTGALDTPGAPVVPQGTGPAAVRAAVRASGGPAGGGVASGMPAGAGAAAPVGHGTPAGGQGAAPAHAASGAGAADQAAVANAGPAAVAGPGPGQAAPPNPAGPSNPAGPSNPAAPSGPASGHPGGGQPEQPQPSERPQPSPPAPHPAPTAPGAWPTAAPAGGARRPGGWPTPASAGGARPSAAPSPPPASAPAATPPAPSPTTPATGAPAAYTPPAGGPDPRMLWPNILEAVKNRRRFTWILLSQNAQVTGFDGTTLQLGFVNAGARDNFLSSGSEDVLRQALAEQFNVQWKVEAIVDPSGGGSAPPAPGGSPGFNGGGGPGYGAGGGGGGGGHAGGGGGGTAPQRPASPQGGAPGGTTPSAGAFTSAAPAGRGGTAAPTRSSAPEPPPPVSPEDDIPEDDDPDLEESALSGHQLIVRELGATVVEEFSHE from the coding sequence GTGTCGTCTCTCGCGTTGTACCGCCGCTATCGCCCGGAGTCGTTCGCCGAGGTCATCGGACAGGAGCATGTCACTGACCCGCTGCAGCAGGCGCTGCGGAACAACCGGGTCAACCACGCCTACCTGTTCAGCGGTCCGCGCGGATGCGGGAAGACGACCAGCGCGCGGATCCTGGCGCGGTGTCTGAACTGCGAGCAGGGGCCCACGCCGACGCCGTGCGGGGACTGCCAGTCCTGCCGGGACCTGGCGCGGAACGGGCCGGGATCCATCGACGTCATCGAGATCGACGCCGCTTCGCACGGTGGTGTGGACGACGCCCGTGACCTGCGGGAAAAGGCGTTCTTCGGGCCTGCGGGCAGCCGGTACAAGATCTACATCATCGACGAGGCCCACATGGTCACGTCGGCCGGATTCAACGCGCTGCTGAAGGTCGTCGAGGAGCCGCCGGAGCATCTGAAGTTCATCTTCGCGACCACCGAGCCCGAGAAGGTCATCGGGACCATCCGGTCGCGGACGCACCACTACCCCTTCCGGCTGGTGCCGCCCGGGACCCTGCGCGACTACCTCGCCGAGGTCTGCGGGCGCGAGAACATCCCCGTCGCGGAGGGCGTACTGCCGCTGGTGGTGCGCGCGGGCGCGGGCTCCGTGCGTGACTCCATGTCCGTCATGGACCAGCTGCTGGCCAGCGCGCGGGAGGACGGTGTGACATACGCCATGGCGACCTCCCTGCTCGGGTACACCGACGGCTCGCTCCTCGACTCCGTCGTCGAGGCCTTCGCCACCGGTGACGGCGCCGCCGCCTTCGAGGTGGTCGACCGGATCATCGAGGGCGGCAACGACCCCCGGCGGTTCGTCGCCGACCTGCTGGAGCGGCTGCGGGACCTGGTGATCCTCGCCGCCGTGCCGGACGCCGCCGAGAAGGGGCTGATCGACGCCCCCGCCGACGTCATCGAGCGGATGCAGGCCCAGGCCGGCACCTTCGGCGCCGCCGAGCTGAGCCGCGCCGCCGACCTCGTCAACCAGGGGCTCACCGACATGCGGGGCGCCAACTCGCCCCGCCTCCAGCTGGAGCTCATCTGCGCGCGCGTGCTGCTGCCCGCCGCGTACGGCGACGAGCGGTCGGTCATGGCCCGCCTCGACCGCATCGAGCGGGGCGTCCACTTCTCGGCGGGCGGCGGTGCCCCGGCGATGGGGTACGTGCCGGGCCCGGAGGCCCATGGGGGAGTGGGCGCGGGTGCCGGCACGGGCGCGCTGGACACACCGGGCGCGCCGGTCGTCCCCCAGGGCACCGGTCCCGCCGCCGTTCGGGCCGCGGTCCGGGCTTCGGGCGGGCCGGCCGGTGGTGGCGTGGCCAGTGGCATGCCGGCCGGGGCGGGTGCCGCCGCGCCGGTGGGGCACGGGACGCCCGCGGGTGGCCAGGGTGCCGCTCCGGCCCACGCGGCCTCGGGCGCCGGTGCCGCCGACCAGGCCGCCGTCGCGAACGCCGGGCCGGCCGCCGTCGCGGGACCGGGACCGGGACAGGCCGCACCACCGAACCCGGCGGGACCCTCGAACCCGGCGGGACCCTCGAACCCGGCCGCACCCAGCGGTCCGGCATCCGGCCACCCCGGCGGCGGACAGCCCGAGCAACCCCAGCCGTCCGAGCGGCCTCAGCCGTCCCCTCCCGCGCCCCATCCCGCCCCCACCGCCCCCGGTGCCTGGCCCACCGCGGCTCCCGCGGGCGGTGCGCGCCGTCCCGGCGGCTGGCCCACCCCGGCCTCCGCCGGCGGCGCCCGCCCCTCGGCCGCACCGAGCCCACCACCCGCCTCGGCCCCCGCGGCCACACCGCCCGCCCCCTCCCCGACCACACCGGCCACCGGGGCCCCGGCCGCGTACACGCCCCCGGCCGGCGGCCCCGACCCCAGGATGCTCTGGCCGAACATCCTGGAAGCGGTCAAGAACCGGCGCCGCTTCACCTGGATCCTGCTCAGCCAGAACGCCCAGGTGACCGGCTTCGACGGCACGACGCTCCAGCTCGGCTTCGTCAACGCCGGCGCCCGCGACAACTTCCTGAGCAGTGGCAGCGAGGACGTGCTGCGCCAGGCGCTGGCCGAACAGTTCAACGTGCAGTGGAAGGTCGAGGCGATCGTCGACCCGTCGGGCGGCGGCTCGGCACCCCCGGCACCCGGCGGATCCCCCGGCTTCAACGGAGGTGGCGGCCCCGGCTACGGCGCGGGTGGCGGTGGCGGCGGTGGTGGTCACGCCGGCGGTGGTGGAGGCGGTACGGCCCCTCAGCGTCCGGCGTCCCCCCAGGGGGGTGCCCCCGGCGGGACCACTCCCTCCGCCGGTGCATTCACCTCCGCGGCCCCGGCGGGCCGCGGAGGCACTGCCGCGCCCACCCGGTCCTCCGCCCCCGAGCCGCCGCCCCCCGTCTCCCCCGAGGACGACATCCCCGAGGACGACGACCCCGACCTCGAGGAGTCCGCCCTCTCCGGGCACCAACTCATCGTCCGGGAGCTGGGGGCGACGGTGGTGGAGGAGTTCTCCCACGAGTAG
- a CDS encoding ABC transporter permease — protein sequence MSGAVTTPAGRVVALARAELTLFGRSKGMIVAAVFVPLALPFTTRSLIADMDLGDSGLSIGLVLLPGAIGLSLLFAVYSALVGVLVGRREELVLKRLRTGELRDREILAGAALPSVGTGLVQSLILAAGCAVLLDVPAPRAPHLAVMGLLLGVVMCASLGAVTASFTRTVESAQVTSLPMTMVSMAGSGIAVPLELLPDRVATVLELLPLTPVITLIRAGWTGDLSVHETVGPVLTALAWTALGVFAVRRWFRWEPRH from the coding sequence ATGAGCGGGGCCGTCACCACTCCGGCGGGGCGGGTGGTGGCCCTCGCCAGGGCCGAGCTGACCCTGTTCGGGCGCAGCAAGGGCATGATCGTCGCGGCCGTGTTCGTGCCGTTGGCCCTGCCGTTCACCACGCGGTCGCTGATCGCGGACATGGACCTCGGGGACTCCGGGCTGAGCATCGGGCTGGTCCTGCTGCCGGGCGCGATCGGCCTCTCCCTGCTGTTCGCCGTGTACTCGGCACTCGTCGGCGTGCTCGTCGGGCGGCGCGAGGAACTCGTCCTCAAACGGCTGCGCACCGGTGAGCTGCGGGACCGGGAGATCCTGGCCGGGGCCGCGCTGCCGTCCGTCGGCACGGGGCTGGTCCAGTCGCTGATCCTGGCGGCGGGTTGCGCCGTCCTGCTCGACGTACCGGCGCCCCGGGCCCCCCATCTCGCCGTCATGGGGCTGCTGTTGGGGGTGGTGATGTGCGCGAGTCTGGGCGCCGTCACGGCGAGCTTCACCCGCACCGTGGAGAGCGCGCAGGTCACCTCGCTGCCGATGACGATGGTCTCGATGGCGGGCTCCGGGATCGCCGTACCGCTGGAGCTGCTGCCCGACCGGGTGGCGACGGTGCTCGAACTGCTGCCGCTCACACCGGTGATCACGCTGATCCGCGCGGGCTGGACGGGTGACCTCTCGGTCCACGAGACGGTCGGTCCGGTGCTGACCGCCCTGGCCTGGACCGCGCTCGGCGTGTTTGCTGTACGGCGGTGGTTCCGGTGGGAGCCGAGGCACTGA
- a CDS encoding phosphoribosylaminoimidazolesuccinocarboxamide synthase, with translation MSGFVEKPEPLQVPGLVHLHTGKVRDLYQNEAGDLVMVASDRISAYDWVLPTEIPDKGRVLTQLSLWWFDRLADLVPHHVVSTELPAGAPADWAGRTLVCKSLQMVPVECVARGYLTGSGLAEYRESRTVCGLALPEGLVDGSELPGPIFTPATKAAVGEHDENVSYEEVARQVGAETAAQLRQATLAVYGRARDIARDRGIILADTKFEFGFEGETLVIADEVLTPDSSRFWPADQWQPGRAQPSYDKQYVRDWLTSAESGWDRGSEQPPPPLPDRVVEATSARYVEAYERLTGTSWS, from the coding sequence GTGTCCGGATTCGTCGAAAAGCCCGAGCCGCTTCAGGTTCCGGGCCTGGTGCATCTGCACACCGGCAAGGTGCGCGACCTGTACCAGAACGAGGCGGGCGACCTCGTGATGGTCGCCAGCGACCGCATCTCGGCGTACGACTGGGTGCTGCCGACCGAGATCCCCGACAAGGGCCGCGTCCTCACGCAGCTGTCCCTGTGGTGGTTCGACCGGCTCGCCGACCTGGTCCCCCACCACGTCGTGAGCACCGAACTGCCCGCCGGGGCGCCCGCCGACTGGGCCGGCCGCACCCTGGTCTGCAAGTCGCTCCAGATGGTCCCGGTCGAGTGCGTGGCCCGCGGCTACCTCACCGGCTCCGGCCTGGCCGAGTACCGGGAGTCCCGCACGGTCTGCGGCCTCGCCCTCCCCGAGGGCCTGGTGGACGGCTCGGAACTGCCCGGCCCGATCTTCACCCCGGCCACCAAGGCCGCGGTCGGCGAGCACGACGAGAACGTGTCGTACGAGGAGGTCGCCCGGCAGGTCGGCGCCGAGACCGCCGCCCAGCTGCGCCAGGCCACCCTCGCCGTGTACGGCCGGGCGCGGGACATCGCCCGGGACCGCGGGATCATCCTCGCGGACACGAAGTTCGAGTTCGGCTTCGAGGGGGAGACGCTCGTCATCGCCGACGAGGTCCTCACCCCGGACTCGTCCCGCTTCTGGCCGGCCGACCAGTGGCAGCCGGGCCGCGCGCAGCCGTCGTACGACAAGCAGTACGTCCGCGACTGGCTGACCTCTGCCGAGTCGGGCTGGGACCGGGGGAGCGAGCAGCCCCCGCCGCCGCTGCCGGACCGCGTGGTGGAGGCGACCAGCGCCAGGTACGTGGAGGCGTACGAGCGCCTGACGGGCACCAGCTGGAGCTAG
- the purQ gene encoding phosphoribosylformylglycinamidine synthase subunit PurQ encodes MTARIGVVTFPGSLDDRDTQRAIRLAGAEPVALWHKDKDLHQVDAVVLCGGFSYGDYLRAGAIARFSPVMEPLIQQAKAGLPVLGICNGFQILTEAHLLPGAMLGNDHLHFICRDQKLRVENADTSWTSDYTAGQEIHIPLKNMDGRYVADQRTLDELEAEGRVAFRYVDFNPNGSLNDIAGISNEAGNVVGLMPHPEHAVEPLIGSGRTDGLPFFTSILKKLVNV; translated from the coding sequence GTGACCGCTCGTATTGGCGTCGTCACTTTCCCGGGCAGCCTGGACGACCGGGACACCCAGCGTGCGATCCGCCTCGCGGGTGCCGAGCCGGTCGCCCTCTGGCACAAGGACAAGGACCTCCACCAGGTCGACGCCGTGGTGCTGTGCGGCGGTTTCTCCTACGGTGACTATCTGCGCGCCGGTGCCATCGCCCGCTTCTCGCCGGTGATGGAGCCCCTCATCCAGCAGGCGAAGGCCGGCCTTCCGGTCCTCGGCATCTGCAACGGCTTCCAGATCCTCACCGAGGCCCACCTCCTCCCGGGCGCGATGCTCGGCAACGACCACCTCCACTTCATCTGCCGCGACCAGAAGCTGCGGGTGGAGAACGCGGACACCTCCTGGACCAGCGACTACACCGCCGGCCAGGAGATCCACATCCCGCTGAAGAACATGGACGGCCGGTACGTCGCCGATCAGCGCACGCTGGACGAGCTGGAGGCCGAGGGGCGCGTCGCGTTCCGGTACGTGGACTTCAACCCCAACGGCTCGCTCAACGACATCGCCGGCATCAGCAACGAGGCCGGGAACGTCGTGGGCCTCATGCCCCACCCGGAGCACGCCGTCGAACCCCTCATCGGGTCCGGCCGCACCGACGGCCTCCCCTTCTTCACCTCGATCCTCAAGAAGCTGGTCAACGTATGA